GTGCAGGTAGCGCTTCACGTTGCGCGCCGCCTGCCGCAGGCGCTGCTCGTTCTCGACCAGGCCGATGCGCACATAACCTTCGCCATCCTCGCCATAGCCCACGCCAGGTGCCACCGCGACCTGCGCATGGGTGAGCAGCTGCTTGGCGAATTCCATGCTCCCCATTGCCTTCAGCGCCGGGGGCAGCGGTGCCCAGGCGAACATCGATGCGGGCGGGGCGGGGATGTCCCAGCCGGCGCGGCCGAAGGCATCGATCATCACGTCACGCCGGCGATGATACATCTGGCGCGTCTGCTCCACGCAATCCTGCGGGCCGTTGAGCGCGGCGCAGGCGGCCGCCTGGATGGGGGTAAAGGCGCCATAATCGATGTAGCTCTTCACCCGCGTCAGCGCGGCGATCAGGGTCTTGTTGCCCACGGCAAAGCCGATTCGCCATCCGGCCATGCCGTAGGTCTTGGAGAGGCTGGTGAATTCGATCGCCACGTCCTTTGCGCCCGGCACCTGCAGGATGGATGGCGTGGGCTTGCCGTCGTAATAGAGTTCCGAATAGGCCAGGTCCGACAGTACCCAGATCTTGTGGAAGCGCGCCCAGTCCACCAGCCGTTCGTAAAAGGCGAGGTCGACCGTCTCGGCCGTCGGGTTGGAGGGGAAGTTGACCACCAGCACGGTGGGACGTGGCACGGTAAAGGCGACCGCGTTGTCCAGCGCCCGCCAGTAATTCTCGTCCGGCGTGGTGGGCACGGAGCGGATGCTGGCGCCGGCGATGATGAACCCGAACGTGTGGATCGGGTAGCTGGGATTGGGGGCGAGGATGGTGTCGCCTGGCGCGGTGATCGCACTGGCAAGGCTGGCGAGGCCTTCCTTGCTGCCCAGCGTCACCACGACCTCTGTTTCGGGATCGGGGTCGACGCCGAACCGGCGCGCGTAGTAATTCGCCTGCGCCTTTCTCAGGCCCGGGATACCTTTCGACTGGGAATAGCCGTGCGCGTCCGGCTTGGCGGCCACTTCGCACAGCTTGTCGATGACGTGCTGGGGCGGGGGCTGGTCAGGGTTGCCCATGCCCAGGTCGATGATGTCACGCCCCTCTGCACGCGCGGCCGCGCGCATCGCATTGACCTCGGCGATGACGTAGGGCGGGAGGCGCTTGATGCGGTAGAAATCGTTGTCCATCGGGTCCTTGATCCTGGGGGCTGCGGCAGGCCCGTGATGGCGCAAACCTGCTGTGGGCGCAATTCCGTTCGATCCGAAGACGCTTTCGCTTGCCCATCGTTGCGCATAAGAGATTGGGCATGGCCGAAAAAGACGACGACCCGATCGATCGCACGGGGCACGATGCCGCCGACCTGTTCACGCAGATGCTGCGCATCCAGGGCGAAAGCGCGCAGGCGATGATGGCGGCCTTTGCCCCTCCCCCGGCAGAAGGGATGCGCCCCGTGGACGCGATGGGCGAGGCGATGCAGGCGTTCCAGGCGAATTGGCTGAACCTGGTGAATCCGTCCGCCGATGCTGCCGCACCGCTGGCAGCCGATCCTGCCAGCTGGATGGAGACGATGCGACAGTGGGCCGCGACGATGCCGATGGCCGATCCCGCCGGGCAGGCGCAGCTGTGGGCCGAGAGCGCGCAGCTGTGGCAGGATGTGATCGCGCAGTATTCCGGCGAAGGGCAGGGCGAGCCGCAGCTACCCCGCCGCGATCGCCGTTTTGCCGACAAGGCCTGGCGCGATCAGCCGGTCTTCGCGCTGATCCACCAGACCTACCTGCTGTTTGCCGAAAGGCTGGGGGAAAGCGTCGACACCGCGCAGGGCCTGAGCGACAAGGAGCGCGCCGACCTCAAGTTCGCAACGCGCAACGTGCTCGACGCGATGAGCCCGGCCAACTTCCCGCTCATCAATCCGGTCGTGCTGGAACGCACGATCGAGACGGGTGGGGAAAACCTGGTCAAGGGGCTGGAGCGGCTGACCGGCGACCTGGAGCGCGGGCAGTTGACGCACACCGATACCAGCGCCTTCGTACTGGGGGAGAACGTGGCGGCGACGCCGGGCAAGGTGGTGTTCGAGACAGAGCTGTTCCAGCTGATCCAGTATGCGCCCGTCACGGACGAGGTGTTCGAGACGCCGCTGCTGATCTTTCCGCCGTGGATCAACCGCTTCTACATTCTCGACCTGAATCCCAAAAAGAGCTTCGTGCGCTGGGCCGTCGAACAGGGGCTGACCGTGATGATGGTCAGCTGGAAAAGCGCCGACGAGAGCCTGGCGCATATCGGCTGGGACGATTATTTCCGCGCGCAGATGCAGGCGATCGACCTGGTGCGCGAGCGGCTGGGCGTGCCGGCCGTGCACACCATCGGCTATTGCGTGGCGGGCACGACGCTGGCGGGCAC
This is a stretch of genomic DNA from Aurantiacibacter arachoides. It encodes these proteins:
- a CDS encoding LL-diaminopimelate aminotransferase, translating into MDNDFYRIKRLPPYVIAEVNAMRAAARAEGRDIIDLGMGNPDQPPPQHVIDKLCEVAAKPDAHGYSQSKGIPGLRKAQANYYARRFGVDPDPETEVVVTLGSKEGLASLASAITAPGDTILAPNPSYPIHTFGFIIAGASIRSVPTTPDENYWRALDNAVAFTVPRPTVLVVNFPSNPTAETVDLAFYERLVDWARFHKIWVLSDLAYSELYYDGKPTPSILQVPGAKDVAIEFTSLSKTYGMAGWRIGFAVGNKTLIAALTRVKSYIDYGAFTPIQAAACAALNGPQDCVEQTRQMYHRRRDVMIDAFGRAGWDIPAPPASMFAWAPLPPALKAMGSMEFAKQLLTHAQVAVAPGVGYGEDGEGYVRIGLVENEQRLRQAARNVKRYLHSMGVNASAA
- a CDS encoding PHA/PHB synthase family protein, which codes for MAEKDDDPIDRTGHDAADLFTQMLRIQGESAQAMMAAFAPPPAEGMRPVDAMGEAMQAFQANWLNLVNPSADAAAPLAADPASWMETMRQWAATMPMADPAGQAQLWAESAQLWQDVIAQYSGEGQGEPQLPRRDRRFADKAWRDQPVFALIHQTYLLFAERLGESVDTAQGLSDKERADLKFATRNVLDAMSPANFPLINPVVLERTIETGGENLVKGLERLTGDLERGQLTHTDTSAFVLGENVAATPGKVVFETELFQLIQYAPVTDEVFETPLLIFPPWINRFYILDLNPKKSFVRWAVEQGLTVMMVSWKSADESLAHIGWDDYFRAQMQAIDLVRERLGVPAVHTIGYCVAGTTLAGTLAVLARRGEADKVASATFFTAQVDFEHAGDLSRFIDDGQLELIRQASKGGTLDGRYLAATFNLLRGGDLIWNYVVNHYLLGEDYPAFDLLYWNGDVTNLPARWHGVYLRDLYRDNLLVRPDALSADGTPIDLSLVQTPTYIQAGREDHIAPAASVFRLLDHFGGDNRFVLAGSGHIAGVVNPPNAKKYQYWTNDGAFTTIEEFVAGAAEHPGSWWPDWIAWIAAQAPKKVKVRGKRKPGGKGDRVIEDAPGRYVRMR